A stretch of Halarsenatibacter silvermanii DNA encodes these proteins:
- a CDS encoding polyprenyl synthetase family protein has translation MPDKIEEELKDRADNFDEYLEELLAGLNIHPDLEDPVSYTLLAGGKRIRPILTTAVCRMLEGELRAARDFGAALEFIHTYSLIHDDLPCMDDDELRRGKKASHIVFGEARAVLAGDALQSLAFEILAGIEEIDYRSRCRLVELLASAAGPAGMVAGQALDLKAEDQDISLEELKEIHRAKTGALFRAAILGGAHCADSEEKQLLSLEEYARQLGLTFQIVDDILDVTGSEEELGKKVGGDEAGQKTTYITLLGLEEARKEARAAARSARKALSPFGERAEFLSELVNFVLERQH, from the coding sequence TTGCCAGATAAAATAGAAGAAGAGCTCAAGGATCGAGCCGATAATTTCGATGAATACCTGGAAGAACTGCTGGCCGGGCTGAATATTCATCCCGACCTGGAAGATCCCGTTTCCTACACCCTTCTGGCCGGCGGGAAGAGGATAAGACCTATTCTGACAACCGCTGTCTGCAGAATGCTTGAGGGAGAGCTCAGGGCTGCTCGCGATTTTGGGGCAGCCCTTGAGTTTATTCATACATATTCTCTAATTCACGATGATCTGCCCTGTATGGATGACGATGAGCTCAGAAGGGGAAAAAAGGCCAGCCATATAGTATTTGGAGAGGCCCGGGCGGTTCTGGCCGGCGATGCCCTGCAGTCACTGGCATTTGAAATCCTGGCCGGTATAGAGGAAATAGATTACCGGAGCCGCTGCCGGCTGGTAGAACTTCTGGCTTCTGCAGCCGGGCCGGCCGGCATGGTCGCCGGGCAGGCGCTGGATCTAAAAGCAGAAGATCAGGATATTTCTCTGGAGGAGTTAAAGGAAATTCATAGAGCCAAAACCGGAGCTTTATTCCGGGCGGCAATTTTAGGGGGAGCTCACTGCGCTGACAGCGAGGAAAAACAGCTGCTTTCCCTGGAGGAGTATGCCCGACAGCTGGGCCTGACTTTCCAGATAGTTGATGATATACTGGATGTAACGGGCAGCGAAGAGGAGCTGGGAAAAAAAGTCGGCGGGGATGAAGCAGGCCAGAAGACCACCTATATCACTTTGCTGGGCCTGGAAGAGGCCAGAAAAGAAGCCAGGGCTGCTGCCAGATCAGCCCGAAAAGCGCTTTCGCCTTTTGGTGAGAGAGCAGAATTTCTGTCCGAACTGGTCAATTTCGTTCTGGAAAGACAGCATTGA
- a CDS encoding NAD(+)/NADH kinase — MIYIPTIGIMVNTGKKKAIELGNRFLEFLQDRSLPYLVEPGSAGCYKGVNRAGSFEEVQEKVDYLFIFGGDGTLLRAAGKFCGTGIPLLGINVGSLGFMTVIEADFLYEAAEELLAGNFTITSRMMIASSVYRDGEKIYCSHGLNDAVISRGDNQNLLRLNFYIDEEFIAEYQGDGMIAATPTGSTAYSLSAGGPIINPGLDVMLLTPICPHNLYIRPMVIRSDEQVRIKPRTKSGGMRISTDGRSTCSLSNNDEIIVERSDNEVKMIHFPDRNFYRILRDKMKLGKF, encoded by the coding sequence TTGATTTATATTCCTACTATCGGCATCATGGTCAATACGGGCAAGAAAAAAGCCATAGAACTGGGAAACCGTTTTCTGGAATTTCTCCAGGACAGATCCCTTCCCTATCTGGTTGAACCCGGATCTGCCGGCTGTTATAAAGGAGTCAACCGGGCTGGATCTTTCGAGGAAGTTCAAGAAAAAGTAGATTATCTATTTATTTTCGGAGGAGACGGTACTCTGCTCAGAGCCGCGGGCAAATTCTGCGGAACAGGCATTCCTCTTCTCGGCATAAACGTCGGCAGTCTGGGTTTTATGACTGTCATCGAAGCAGATTTTTTATATGAGGCAGCCGAAGAACTGCTCGCGGGTAATTTTACCATAACCAGCAGAATGATGATAGCCAGCAGCGTATATAGAGACGGAGAGAAGATTTACTGCAGCCACGGTCTCAACGATGCCGTCATTTCTCGGGGCGATAATCAAAATTTGCTGAGGCTAAATTTTTATATAGACGAAGAATTTATCGCCGAATATCAGGGTGATGGTATGATCGCCGCTACCCCTACCGGTTCGACAGCTTATTCTCTCTCGGCTGGTGGTCCGATAATCAATCCCGGTCTCGATGTCATGCTTCTGACACCGATTTGTCCTCACAATCTTTATATCCGCCCCATGGTGATCCGCAGCGATGAGCAGGTCAGAATCAAACCCCGCACCAAATCCGGCGGCATGAGGATAAGCACCGACGGGCGCAGCACCTGTAGTCTATCAAATAATGATGAGATCATCGTGGAAAGATCCGATAATGAAGTCAAAATGATCCATTTCCCCGATCGCAATTTTTATCGCATCCTGCGGGACAAGATGAAGCTGGGGAAGTTTTAA
- a CDS encoding TlyA family RNA methyltransferase has product MSQKKERLDLLLAEKGYFSSRSKAKRAIMAGEVLVNQELIDKAGEKVPVDAKIEVESKQRFVSRGGRKLLRALEYFQVDPAGKKALDIGSSTGGFTDCLLQQGARKVCAVDSGTNQLAWKLRDDDRVEVREQTNFRYLSPRDLGARFELVVVDVSFISLTLILPVAVRFMEDGAELISLVKPQFEAGPENVETGGVVRDPKVHREVIERVQSCAAEHNIKVEGLIHSPITGGKSSNIEYLLYGRYRADLAEEKSGQVNKLSGEKIVEAIDSAHRELKGS; this is encoded by the coding sequence ATGAGCCAGAAAAAAGAGCGGCTTGATCTGCTGCTGGCCGAAAAAGGATATTTTTCCTCGCGCAGCAAAGCAAAAAGAGCTATCATGGCAGGAGAAGTATTAGTCAACCAAGAATTAATTGATAAGGCAGGCGAAAAAGTTCCCGTCGACGCCAAAATAGAGGTAGAATCAAAGCAGAGATTCGTCAGCCGCGGCGGCAGGAAGCTTCTCAGAGCTCTGGAATACTTTCAGGTCGATCCAGCCGGCAAAAAAGCTCTCGACATCGGGTCTTCGACCGGGGGATTTACCGATTGTCTTTTACAGCAGGGAGCCCGCAAAGTTTGTGCGGTCGACTCAGGCACCAATCAACTGGCCTGGAAGCTCAGGGATGACGACAGGGTCGAGGTGAGAGAGCAGACGAACTTCAGATATCTGTCTCCCCGGGATCTGGGGGCCAGGTTTGAACTGGTAGTGGTAGATGTATCTTTTATTTCTCTGACTCTCATACTTCCCGTCGCCGTCAGATTTATGGAGGACGGCGCCGAACTGATATCGCTGGTTAAACCTCAGTTTGAAGCCGGTCCGGAAAATGTCGAAACCGGGGGTGTGGTGCGGGATCCGAAAGTTCACAGAGAAGTCATAGAAAGAGTACAATCCTGCGCAGCCGAGCATAATATAAAAGTAGAGGGTTTAATCCATTCGCCGATAACCGGCGGTAAATCAAGCAACATTGAATATTTGCTCTACGGCAGGTACAGAGCTGATTTAGCGGAAGAAAAATCCGGTCAGGTGAATAAACTTTCCGGTGAAAAAATAGTTGAAGCCATCGACTCCGCGCACAGAGAATTAAAAGGGAGTTGA
- the dxs gene encoding 1-deoxy-D-xylulose-5-phosphate synthase, which yields MSELLEKVNTPDDLDGLKADELNRLAEEIRDYLIETISKTGGHLASNLGVVELTVALHRHLKSPRDSIIWDVGHQSYTHKILTGRKKELSTIRQGGGLSGFPKRDESEHDKINTGHSSTSISSALGMARARDHRSSEERVYCVIGDGAITGGMAMEALNHAGHVGTDLTVILNDNEMSISKNVGALSSYLSKLRSEPGLRRLKEDMSDIVDSIPGIGSSVSRTVDKAKDSVKYMMVPGIIFEELGFTYLGPVSGHDIESLQKVFKQADKISGPVLIHAATVKGKGYCPAEDEPCDYHGVSSFEIESGSQNRSRENPTYSDVFGETLSEMGETDIRIVGITAAMPAGTGLEKFADRFPNRFYDVGIAEQHALTFGAGLARGGMRPVVSIYSTFLQRGYDQVIHDICLQELPVIIGIDRAGIVGGDGETHQGQFDISFLRAIPNLTMMAPRDEAELARMMWTAYKLEKPAAIRYPRGEGEGVDIPESPDTIPTGEGERLREGEDVEIIALGSMVYPALAAAELLEEQGISAGVFDARFIQPLDDKILEIVSQSSLLVTAEENAVSGGFGSLIVEKAGQADINLPDSFINIGLPDEFIPHGDQQKMRRKYGLDAESIAGRISSRIKGDGGRI from the coding sequence ATGTCCGAACTGCTCGAGAAGGTAAACACCCCCGATGATCTCGACGGTCTGAAAGCTGATGAGCTGAACCGCCTGGCGGAGGAGATCAGAGATTATCTAATAGAAACTATATCAAAAACAGGAGGTCATCTCGCCTCCAATCTGGGAGTTGTGGAATTGACCGTCGCCCTCCACCGCCACCTGAAAAGCCCCCGGGATAGCATCATCTGGGATGTAGGTCACCAGAGTTATACTCATAAGATACTGACCGGCCGTAAAAAAGAACTTTCCACAATTCGTCAGGGGGGAGGATTGAGCGGTTTTCCCAAAAGGGATGAGAGCGAACACGATAAGATAAACACGGGACACAGCAGCACTTCCATATCCTCAGCCCTGGGCATGGCCAGAGCTCGCGATCACCGGAGCAGCGAGGAAAGAGTTTACTGTGTTATAGGTGATGGAGCCATAACCGGCGGTATGGCGATGGAAGCTCTCAACCACGCCGGCCATGTAGGCACCGATCTGACGGTTATTTTGAATGATAACGAGATGTCGATCTCCAAAAATGTAGGAGCTCTTTCCAGCTATCTCAGCAAACTTCGCTCCGAACCCGGCCTGCGCCGGCTGAAGGAAGATATGAGCGATATCGTCGATTCCATCCCGGGGATCGGCAGCAGCGTATCCCGCACTGTCGACAAAGCCAAGGACAGCGTTAAATACATGATGGTACCGGGGATCATTTTCGAGGAGCTCGGTTTCACCTATCTGGGTCCCGTATCGGGTCATGATATCGAAAGCCTGCAAAAAGTCTTTAAGCAGGCAGATAAAATATCCGGTCCTGTTTTGATCCATGCAGCCACGGTCAAGGGTAAGGGTTATTGTCCGGCTGAAGATGAGCCCTGTGATTATCACGGTGTGAGTTCTTTCGAAATAGAGAGCGGAAGCCAGAATCGTTCGCGCGAAAACCCCACCTATAGCGATGTCTTTGGGGAAACCCTGTCCGAAATGGGCGAGACCGATATCAGAATAGTCGGAATTACAGCTGCAATGCCGGCCGGGACCGGGCTGGAAAAATTCGCCGACCGCTTTCCCAACCGCTTTTACGATGTCGGAATCGCCGAGCAGCATGCGCTCACTTTCGGTGCCGGACTGGCCCGGGGAGGAATGCGGCCGGTGGTTTCAATTTATTCCACTTTTCTACAGCGCGGATACGATCAGGTGATCCATGATATCTGCCTGCAGGAGCTGCCGGTTATAATCGGCATAGATCGCGCCGGCATTGTCGGGGGAGATGGAGAAACTCACCAGGGTCAATTCGATATCTCCTTTCTCCGGGCCATCCCCAATTTGACGATGATGGCTCCCAGAGATGAAGCCGAGCTTGCCCGCATGATGTGGACTGCTTATAAGCTGGAAAAGCCTGCGGCTATCAGGTATCCCCGGGGTGAGGGTGAAGGTGTCGATATTCCTGAAAGCCCGGATACGATCCCGACAGGAGAAGGAGAAAGACTGCGGGAGGGTGAAGATGTAGAGATAATAGCTCTGGGCTCTATGGTTTATCCCGCGCTGGCGGCTGCCGAACTCCTCGAAGAACAGGGAATATCTGCCGGTGTTTTCGACGCCAGATTTATCCAGCCGCTGGACGATAAAATTCTGGAAATCGTCTCCCAATCCAGTCTCCTGGTGACTGCCGAGGAAAATGCGGTGAGCGGTGGCTTTGGCAGCTTGATAGTCGAAAAGGCGGGCCAGGCCGATATAAATCTTCCCGATAGCTTCATAAATATCGGGCTGCCGGACGAATTCATCCCTCATGGAGACCAGCAAAAGATGCGGAGAAAATATGGGCTGGATGCTGAATCGATAGCCGGGAGAATATCCTCCCGGATAAAGGGAGATGGAGGGAGGATTTGA